A window of Pirellula sp. SH-Sr6A contains these coding sequences:
- a CDS encoding NAD-dependent epimerase/dehydratase family protein produces MKVLVTGYGGFLGKAICRQLLAKGYRVRGLARGRYPEMEALGVEAYQGSAADRSACEVACRDVDAVIHTAALAGVWGPARDFVVANIEATENLLACCQRFQVGNFVFTSSPSVTFDGSPQSHIDESVPYPTNWLCHYPRTKAIAEQKVLAADSSQLRTCALRPHLIWGKGDPHLIPRVIARCRQGRLLCVGDGKNLIDTVHVDAAAAAHVGALQRLSDKDSAAAGRPYFITDGAPQECWAWISTILAFANLTPPKMRIPLALAYSLGAALEGVYALLRKSDEPPMTRFVAKQLGVDHYFRIHNAIERLGYRPPENREELVAELVGTLAD; encoded by the coding sequence ATGAAGGTCCTCGTTACCGGCTACGGTGGTTTTTTGGGTAAGGCAATTTGCCGGCAGCTGCTGGCGAAGGGCTATCGGGTGCGGGGCTTAGCCCGCGGTCGATATCCGGAAATGGAAGCTCTCGGGGTGGAAGCTTATCAAGGCTCTGCAGCGGATCGTTCGGCCTGCGAGGTGGCTTGTCGAGATGTCGATGCCGTCATCCATACCGCGGCGTTGGCGGGGGTGTGGGGGCCTGCTCGGGACTTTGTGGTGGCCAATATTGAAGCCACGGAAAACTTGCTCGCATGCTGCCAGCGATTTCAAGTCGGCAATTTTGTGTTCACGAGTTCGCCATCCGTCACCTTCGACGGTTCGCCGCAAAGTCATATCGATGAGTCGGTCCCTTATCCCACGAATTGGCTTTGTCACTATCCTCGAACCAAAGCGATTGCCGAGCAAAAGGTGCTCGCTGCAGACTCCAGTCAATTGCGAACTTGCGCTCTCCGCCCTCACTTGATCTGGGGGAAAGGAGATCCGCACCTCATACCGCGCGTCATCGCTCGCTGTCGCCAAGGTCGTTTGCTTTGTGTGGGAGATGGAAAGAATTTGATTGATACAGTGCATGTCGATGCGGCTGCAGCCGCGCACGTGGGGGCGTTGCAGCGTTTGAGCGACAAAGATTCTGCCGCAGCGGGTCGCCCTTACTTCATCACCGATGGCGCTCCGCAAGAATGTTGGGCTTGGATTAGCACGATTCTCGCATTCGCGAATCTGACTCCACCTAAGATGAGAATACCTCTGGCGTTGGCCTACTCATTGGGCGCGGCGCTCGAGGGGGTCTATGCGCTGCTACGCAAATCAGACGAGCCACCCATGACTCGGTTTGTTGCCAAACAGCTCGGCGTCGATCACTACTTTCGAATTCACAATGCGATCGAACGTTTGGGTTATCGACCGCCCGAAAATCGGGAGGAATTGGTTGCGGAGCTGGTTGGTACCCTGGCCGACTGA
- a CDS encoding dihydrodipicolinate synthase family protein: protein MENIEALRRQLLEGLVIPAHPLALRKDRSFDEVSQARLSRYYLDCGAGGLAVGVHTTQFAIHDPRVGLLEPVLRLACEIARGRSHRDTVLVAGLCGDTQQVTVEAELARSIGYDVGLLSLGAMKDASERDVLDHCLRASEIIPLFGFYLQPAVGGRVLSYRFWRDFCELPNVVAIKIAPFNRYQTLDVVRALHDSHRLDEIALYTGNDDSILVDLCSEYFLGETHANRPVRFQGGLLGHWACWTHTAVELHRRCQRVFKLSPDESTTELRELLRLSHQITDMNAAIFDAANRFHGCIAGIQEVLYGQGLIESNCCLDEQETLSPGQAEEIDRVQRLYPHLIDDMYVSRWMDGQEKNG from the coding sequence ATGGAAAATATTGAGGCGCTGCGTCGCCAGTTGTTGGAGGGGTTGGTCATTCCGGCCCACCCCCTGGCTCTGAGAAAAGATCGATCGTTCGATGAGGTCAGCCAAGCGCGTTTGAGCCGCTACTACCTCGATTGCGGAGCGGGTGGTTTGGCTGTGGGCGTCCACACAACGCAGTTTGCCATTCACGATCCACGGGTTGGACTGCTAGAACCGGTATTGCGTCTTGCCTGCGAGATCGCGCGAGGTAGGTCGCATCGCGACACGGTGTTGGTGGCTGGCCTTTGTGGCGACACACAACAGGTCACCGTGGAAGCCGAGTTGGCACGATCGATCGGATATGACGTCGGGTTGCTTTCTCTCGGTGCGATGAAGGATGCTTCGGAAAGGGATGTACTCGATCATTGCCTCCGGGCGAGTGAGATCATTCCACTCTTCGGTTTTTATTTGCAACCCGCCGTGGGAGGCAGAGTTCTTTCGTATCGTTTTTGGCGTGACTTTTGCGAGTTGCCCAACGTGGTCGCGATCAAGATAGCACCATTCAATCGTTATCAAACCTTGGATGTCGTCCGGGCATTGCACGATTCCCATCGACTCGACGAGATCGCTCTCTATACCGGAAACGATGACTCCATTCTGGTCGATTTGTGTAGCGAATACTTCCTCGGTGAAACCCATGCAAACCGTCCTGTACGATTCCAGGGTGGGTTACTGGGCCATTGGGCTTGCTGGACCCACACGGCGGTAGAACTGCATCGACGCTGCCAGCGGGTGTTCAAACTATCTCCCGATGAAAGCACCACCGAGCTACGAGAGCTCTTGCGATTGTCCCATCAAATCACCGACATGAATGCCGCCATCTTCGACGCGGCGAATCGATTTCACGGATGCATCGCGGGGATCCAAGAAGTCCTATATGGGCAGGGATTGATCGAATCCAATTGTTGTCTGGACGAACAAGAAACGCTCAGTCCTGGTCAGGCGGAAGAAATCGATCGCGTTCAACGACTCTATCCGCACTTGATCGACGATATGTATGTCAGCCGATGGATGGATGGTCAAGAAAAGAATGGATGA
- a CDS encoding NAD-dependent epimerase/dehydratase family protein — MATELPDLIETEDQLDAILTKPDSGVLESVRELESPLVVVGAGGKMGPTLAVLAKRAAEAIGKDLQVIAASRFRNPAARDWLEGQGVETRCTDLLCRDNVSKLPETSNLLYLVGMKFGTSVDPVPTWVTNTIAPMHVSERYRGCKVVALSTGNVYPNVPIATGGCSEDQALTPHGEYANAAVARERLFQYYSRLDSQANPTVLLRLNYAHDLRYGVLTDIATKVWNGEPISLDVGYFNAIWQGDANAMCLRAFRYCESPSVAINMTSPSIYSVRVVAEQFGNLLGRTPSFSGNEQPLALISNTDRMVERLGRPLVSLETMMRWIGHWIQTGGRLLNKPTHFESRDGKY; from the coding sequence ATGGCCACCGAATTACCTGATTTGATCGAGACTGAAGATCAGCTCGACGCCATTCTAACAAAGCCAGACTCTGGTGTTCTCGAGTCTGTTCGAGAATTGGAATCACCCCTAGTCGTGGTCGGGGCCGGTGGCAAGATGGGACCGACCTTGGCCGTATTAGCCAAGCGTGCCGCAGAAGCGATAGGGAAGGATCTTCAAGTGATCGCGGCCAGTCGATTTCGGAATCCAGCAGCGCGAGATTGGTTGGAAGGTCAAGGTGTTGAAACACGGTGCACGGATCTCCTTTGCCGCGACAACGTTTCCAAACTCCCCGAAACGAGCAATCTGCTCTATCTGGTGGGGATGAAATTCGGGACATCCGTCGACCCGGTACCGACATGGGTCACAAATACGATTGCACCGATGCACGTTTCCGAGCGCTATCGTGGTTGCAAAGTCGTTGCGCTGTCGACGGGAAATGTCTACCCCAATGTCCCCATCGCCACGGGAGGCTGTTCTGAGGACCAAGCCCTAACACCGCATGGGGAGTATGCCAACGCTGCCGTTGCGCGCGAACGGTTATTTCAGTACTATTCCCGCTTGGATTCGCAGGCTAACCCCACGGTGTTGCTCCGACTCAATTATGCGCACGATTTGCGATACGGTGTGTTGACGGATATCGCGACCAAAGTTTGGAACGGCGAACCCATTTCACTCGATGTCGGGTATTTCAACGCGATCTGGCAGGGAGATGCGAATGCCATGTGTCTGCGTGCCTTTCGATATTGTGAATCCCCTTCGGTGGCGATCAATATGACCAGCCCGTCGATTTACTCGGTGCGGGTCGTCGCAGAACAGTTTGGTAATCTCCTCGGACGAACACCGTCCTTCTCCGGGAATGAGCAACCGCTGGCGCTGATCAGTAACACGGATCGGATGGTGGAGAGACTCGGTCGACCTTTGGTTTCGTTGGAAACCATGATGCGATGGATCGGTCACTGGATTCAAACAGGTGGCCGGCTTCTGAACAAACCCACGCACTTTGAGAGTCGAGATGGAAAATATTGA
- a CDS encoding MFS transporter yields the protein MSSSANQTPAPMSKTVVWLVCIMASIGFAFDIYELLMLPLILDSAIGSLTQGKMTPGSEDYIRWARTLFFVPAFVGGIFGLLGGYLTDYWGRRRVLTYSILLYAFAALAAGFTTNLYQLLLCRCLVFVGVCVEFVAAVAWLAELFSDPKQREKVLGFTQAFSSLGGILVAISAGLCAYLAQRQLVPAIYGVHEAWRYTLISGVIPALPLIFIRPFLPESPAWQIKKTAGTLKRPNILELFSPQLAKTTIVTTLMFAASYGIAFGAIQQLPQILKAPVGGHKEILAVGKAAVAEAKEKAAKEGQPELTEQQIKAIARTANDGAAAEVASMQEMGGLLGRVAFALVALLAITRRDLFRMFSWPALIFIPVFFWWISTSLQEESLETIRWGIFIAGFLTVAQFSFWGNYIPLVFPVHLRGTGESFAANIGGRIIGTFAAFLTLTLSESKPPNPAQIAVVGACVAGGYALVGAVLSFFLPEPGPEAEEA from the coding sequence ATGAGTTCATCTGCGAATCAAACGCCAGCCCCCATGAGCAAAACCGTTGTTTGGCTCGTTTGTATCATGGCTTCCATCGGATTTGCGTTTGACATCTACGAGCTTCTGATGCTCCCGCTGATCTTGGACTCGGCAATCGGATCGTTAACCCAAGGGAAGATGACCCCTGGGTCGGAAGATTACATTCGATGGGCTCGAACATTGTTCTTTGTTCCTGCGTTTGTAGGAGGCATTTTCGGCTTGCTCGGCGGTTACTTGACCGATTACTGGGGACGCCGACGGGTATTGACGTACAGTATTCTCCTCTACGCCTTCGCGGCCTTGGCGGCTGGTTTTACCACCAATCTTTATCAGCTCCTCCTCTGTCGATGCTTGGTGTTTGTCGGTGTTTGCGTCGAGTTTGTCGCCGCAGTCGCTTGGCTTGCCGAGCTCTTCAGCGATCCTAAGCAACGGGAAAAGGTGCTCGGCTTTACCCAAGCCTTCTCTTCGCTGGGAGGCATCCTGGTCGCGATTTCCGCTGGTCTTTGCGCATACCTCGCTCAACGGCAGTTGGTTCCCGCCATTTATGGCGTTCACGAAGCTTGGCGTTACACGCTGATTTCGGGTGTGATCCCCGCTCTCCCTTTGATCTTTATTCGCCCTTTCCTGCCCGAGTCTCCCGCGTGGCAAATCAAGAAAACGGCCGGGACACTCAAACGCCCCAACATCTTGGAGTTGTTCAGTCCTCAATTGGCAAAAACAACCATTGTTACCACCCTGATGTTTGCAGCTTCTTATGGCATCGCATTTGGAGCGATTCAACAACTACCGCAAATTCTGAAGGCCCCGGTTGGAGGTCATAAAGAGATCCTGGCGGTCGGGAAGGCAGCTGTAGCGGAAGCCAAAGAGAAAGCGGCGAAGGAAGGGCAACCGGAGTTGACCGAACAACAAATCAAAGCGATCGCCCGTACCGCCAATGATGGTGCAGCGGCTGAGGTCGCGAGCATGCAAGAAATGGGAGGTCTCCTCGGCCGCGTCGCATTCGCGCTCGTCGCACTCCTCGCGATCACGCGCCGCGATCTCTTCCGAATGTTCAGCTGGCCCGCCCTCATTTTTATCCCCGTTTTCTTCTGGTGGATCTCTACGAGCCTACAAGAGGAATCGCTTGAGACGATTCGCTGGGGGATCTTTATCGCAGGTTTCCTCACCGTTGCGCAGTTCAGCTTCTGGGGCAATTACATTCCGCTGGTATTCCCCGTCCATTTGCGGGGAACAGGTGAAAGTTTTGCAGCCAACATCGGTGGCCGGATTATCGGTACCTTTGCGGCGTTCTTAACACTGACACTCTCCGAATCAAAACCACCGAATCCTGCTCAGATCGCCGTCGTCGGCGCTTGCGTGGCGGGAGGTTACGCATTGGTCGGGGCAGTGCTTAGCTTCTTCCTACCTGAACCAGGACCTGAAGCAGAAGAAGCGTAG
- a CDS encoding DUF808 domain-containing protein: MASGFFMLLDDIASVLDDVATLTKVAVKKTSGVLGDDLALNAQQVTGVQANRELPIVWAVAKGSAINKLILVPAALLLSIYLPSLIDPLMILGGGFLCYEGVEKLLHKFLHSHDEVESHQKSHKEAIATPEVDIVAAEKSKVAGAIRTDFILSAEIIVISLDVVTESSSLVKLLVLSAIGVLMTIGVYGLVAGIVKLDDLGIYWKRSSKPGLQSLGGGILWAAPYLMKFLSVAGTLAMFLVGGGILVHKIDWVHHFVENLDHAMENLSGWIRSPVLIVAEGIVGVIAGAIVVAVIAIGRRIVFGKPSHAASSNHGS, translated from the coding sequence ATGGCCTCCGGATTTTTTATGCTGTTAGATGACATTGCATCGGTTCTCGATGATGTCGCCACATTGACGAAAGTCGCCGTAAAGAAGACGTCCGGCGTGCTCGGGGATGACTTAGCTCTCAACGCACAACAAGTTACGGGTGTCCAAGCAAATCGAGAGCTACCGATCGTGTGGGCGGTTGCGAAGGGCTCCGCGATCAACAAACTCATCTTGGTCCCCGCAGCATTGCTGCTAAGCATTTATTTGCCCAGCCTCATCGATCCTTTGATGATCCTAGGTGGAGGGTTCCTGTGCTACGAAGGGGTCGAGAAGCTTCTGCATAAATTCCTGCATTCCCACGACGAAGTCGAATCGCATCAAAAGTCGCATAAGGAAGCGATAGCAACTCCGGAGGTGGATATCGTTGCCGCGGAGAAATCAAAGGTTGCGGGAGCGATCCGCACAGACTTTATTTTGTCTGCGGAAATCATTGTCATCTCGCTCGACGTCGTTACAGAGTCTAGCTCTCTGGTGAAGCTCCTGGTCCTCAGCGCTATAGGCGTTTTGATGACCATAGGTGTCTACGGTTTGGTGGCTGGGATTGTGAAGCTGGACGATTTAGGGATTTACTGGAAGCGTTCTTCGAAACCGGGTCTTCAGTCGCTGGGAGGTGGTATTCTCTGGGCTGCTCCTTATTTGATGAAGTTTCTATCTGTCGCAGGGACACTCGCCATGTTCCTCGTCGGTGGCGGTATTCTCGTTCACAAGATCGATTGGGTGCATCATTTTGTTGAGAACTTGGATCACGCCATGGAAAACCTTTCTGGATGGATTCGATCTCCGGTGCTGATCGTCGCAGAGGGGATTGTGGGAGTCATCGCCGGGGCGATCGTCGTCGCAGTGATCGCGATCGGAAGACGGATTGTGTTTGGAAAGCCGTCCCATGCCGCGTCGTCCAACCACGGATCGTAA
- a CDS encoding GNAT family N-acetyltransferase yields the protein MSLSIELFTEDDIPHAMQLVEQAGWNQLPADWHRVLGLAPNGCFVARLDGTLAGTVTTICYGTDLAWIGMMLVDHRLRRLGIGRRLMERAIAELQSRSIRSIQLDATPVGKTLYDQLGFRTELAFHRWHRPGNASNTPHYPNRSTGDSQGALAENHCTLDRVTFGAHRSELLARLAESSQAVTCPDGSFGLLRAGRIADYLGPISATEQSAAPIVSELTARTDRDLFWDIPSQNTGAVYLATLHGFSPVRTLFRMTIGSAPTPHWATMFALADPALG from the coding sequence GTGTCCCTATCGATTGAACTCTTCACGGAAGATGATATCCCCCATGCAATGCAACTCGTGGAACAAGCGGGATGGAACCAGCTACCTGCCGATTGGCATCGTGTGCTCGGATTAGCTCCCAACGGATGCTTCGTGGCCCGGCTAGATGGCACCCTGGCCGGAACGGTCACAACGATTTGCTACGGTACCGATTTGGCCTGGATTGGAATGATGCTCGTAGACCACCGTCTGCGACGGCTAGGAATCGGGAGACGTTTAATGGAACGCGCCATTGCCGAATTGCAGTCGCGTTCCATTCGCTCCATCCAATTGGATGCGACTCCGGTCGGCAAGACGCTGTACGATCAGTTGGGTTTTCGAACTGAACTTGCATTCCATCGTTGGCATAGGCCCGGAAACGCAAGCAACACACCCCATTACCCAAACCGATCGACGGGTGATTCGCAGGGGGCTCTTGCCGAAAACCATTGCACGCTGGACCGAGTCACCTTTGGCGCCCATCGTAGCGAATTGTTGGCCCGATTGGCCGAAAGCTCCCAAGCGGTCACGTGCCCCGATGGTTCGTTTGGTTTGCTCCGCGCGGGCCGGATCGCAGATTACTTGGGACCGATATCCGCTACCGAACAATCCGCTGCTCCAATTGTGAGCGAGCTCACTGCACGGACGGATCGCGATTTATTTTGGGACATCCCCTCGCAAAATACAGGTGCCGTGTATTTGGCGACTCTCCATGGATTTTCGCCGGTGCGTACCTTGTTTCGCATGACGATTGGATCGGCTCCCACCCCTCACTGGGCGACGATGTTCGCCCTTGCCGATCCAGCACTTGGGTAG
- a CDS encoding Gfo/Idh/MocA family protein yields the protein MNHSRRRMMANTLSCTSLSVLSPLISLASTAPENRPIRMGQIGVAHAHASKLSVYRRSPDFEVIGIVEEDEALRRSATDKEPYRGLPWMTREELLAQPGLQAVLIETEIRDLLRHSAACLDAGCHVHIDKPAGTSLPELEQVLEIARRGNRIVQMGYMYRYNPAIRLLHEFLDAGWLGDVFEVHAVMSKQMTSAERKVPAAYPGGMMFELGCHLIDLVVRILGEPQSVYVSSKHSSSIADTLQDNMLAVLEYPTASATVKTSCLEVDGGNRRHLVVCGTEGTFHIEPLDNPKVRLLLDRPRGKFRKGEQTIELPRYTRYVDDALDMAKAIRSEKDFAYSYDHDLAVQRTVLKASGLWM from the coding sequence ATGAACCATTCGCGTCGCCGAATGATGGCGAACACTCTTTCCTGCACCTCGTTGAGCGTTCTGTCTCCCTTGATCTCTCTCGCGTCGACTGCTCCGGAGAATCGACCGATTCGAATGGGACAAATCGGAGTGGCGCACGCCCATGCGTCAAAGCTCTCGGTCTATCGTCGTTCACCGGACTTTGAAGTGATTGGAATCGTCGAAGAGGATGAAGCTCTACGCCGATCGGCAACCGACAAAGAACCCTACCGAGGATTGCCCTGGATGACGCGTGAGGAACTGCTTGCCCAGCCCGGCTTGCAAGCCGTGCTCATTGAAACGGAAATTCGCGACTTGCTTCGCCACTCGGCGGCTTGCTTGGATGCGGGGTGTCATGTGCACATCGATAAGCCAGCAGGAACGTCGCTTCCTGAGCTAGAGCAAGTCTTGGAGATTGCTCGACGGGGGAATCGCATCGTGCAGATGGGGTATATGTATCGTTACAACCCTGCCATTCGTCTGCTTCATGAATTCCTAGATGCTGGCTGGCTCGGGGATGTGTTCGAAGTCCACGCGGTGATGAGCAAACAAATGACCTCGGCCGAACGAAAGGTTCCTGCAGCCTACCCCGGCGGCATGATGTTTGAACTCGGTTGCCATCTTATCGACTTGGTGGTGCGAATCCTGGGTGAACCCCAATCGGTCTATGTTTCGAGTAAACACAGCTCATCCATCGCCGATACACTGCAAGACAATATGCTGGCAGTACTAGAATATCCCACCGCCTCGGCGACCGTTAAAACCAGTTGCCTAGAAGTCGACGGTGGAAATCGCCGTCATCTCGTCGTGTGCGGTACCGAGGGAACATTTCACATCGAACCGCTCGATAATCCCAAAGTACGCCTGCTTCTAGATCGGCCCCGGGGGAAGTTTCGAAAGGGGGAACAAACTATCGAACTCCCTCGCTACACGCGTTACGTTGATGACGCGCTCGACATGGCAAAGGCAATCCGCAGCGAAAAGGACTTTGCCTACAGTTACGATCATGACTTGGCGGTGCAACGAACGGTTCTGAAAGCAAGCGGTCTATGGATGTGA
- a CDS encoding sigma-54 interaction domain-containing protein, with protein MSSLVENLFQTLEGARAIDQLLQAPLSAWLSHVGSKSLVLMQGAKGAWKKSLQLGVSAPEPPDWNSASEALDSRSAAESGIWSYYPLHSETHRDLVLCLHPPVSTKLRADVETDSVAIARAIDIWHRQQQKSREVIRLNQILNVAADWHSHQDLDRLLQDIAQAATRLLKCDRASIFLWDKSARELVGHPALGIEGKPLRIADDKGVAGAVLKSLQPRRWDRSDPRDEVDRRVDTSSGYRTDSLLAVPLLDPRGKPMGVFEVINHADGRFDNQDEIDLLELARHASAALANTQQMQRLVQTRDRLTRDAVQQVQLIGNSSEMESLKKTIERVGDTDLAVLILGENGTGKEVVSRQIHYQSKRRYEPFIAVNCAAITETLLESELFGHEKGAFTDAHETRTGKFELASGGTLFLDEIGDMSLAGQAKLLRVLEEKVVVRVGGSNTIPVNVRVIAATNQNLVELVRQKKFREDLYFRLTVVTINLPPLRQRSSDILELADFFMAMFCTKIGRPKPAWSENAKRRLLAHDWPGNVRELRNIVERVAYLSTDDVVHDEAIDFVRSPRSQQSSEPGGIDLHKSLADATADFQIRYIEEQIKASHRNVTQAAERMGLQRSNLYRKMKQLGMNQPEGG; from the coding sequence ATGAGCTCTCTCGTCGAAAATCTTTTTCAAACCTTGGAAGGGGCACGAGCGATCGATCAGCTCCTCCAAGCCCCGCTTTCCGCTTGGCTCTCACACGTGGGCTCCAAGTCTCTTGTTCTAATGCAAGGAGCCAAGGGGGCTTGGAAGAAGTCGCTGCAATTGGGAGTTTCGGCACCAGAACCTCCCGATTGGAACTCCGCCAGTGAAGCGCTCGATTCCCGATCGGCAGCAGAGTCAGGCATTTGGTCGTATTATCCCCTCCACAGTGAGACCCATCGCGACCTCGTGCTGTGCTTGCACCCTCCCGTCTCTACGAAACTACGTGCGGACGTGGAAACCGATAGCGTTGCCATCGCGCGCGCCATCGATATCTGGCATCGACAACAGCAAAAGTCTCGCGAAGTCATTCGGCTCAACCAAATCCTTAATGTCGCCGCCGATTGGCACTCTCATCAAGATCTTGATCGGCTGCTCCAAGACATCGCGCAAGCGGCGACACGATTGCTCAAATGCGATCGCGCCAGCATCTTCCTTTGGGACAAGTCCGCTCGCGAACTCGTGGGGCACCCAGCACTCGGGATCGAAGGGAAACCGCTTCGCATCGCCGATGACAAAGGGGTCGCGGGCGCGGTTCTAAAGAGCCTTCAACCACGCCGCTGGGACCGCTCTGACCCTCGCGACGAAGTGGATCGGCGTGTCGATACGAGCAGTGGATATCGCACCGACTCCTTGCTGGCCGTCCCGTTGCTCGACCCACGTGGCAAACCCATGGGTGTCTTTGAAGTCATCAACCATGCCGATGGTCGCTTCGACAATCAAGATGAAATCGATTTGCTGGAACTCGCTCGACACGCATCCGCCGCACTTGCCAATACACAGCAGATGCAGCGATTGGTTCAAACGCGTGATCGCCTCACGCGAGATGCCGTCCAGCAAGTGCAGTTGATCGGCAATTCTTCAGAAATGGAATCCTTGAAAAAGACCATCGAGAGAGTTGGCGATACCGACCTCGCGGTCTTGATCCTCGGCGAAAACGGTACCGGTAAGGAAGTGGTATCGCGACAAATCCACTACCAGAGCAAACGACGTTACGAACCGTTCATCGCAGTCAATTGTGCAGCCATCACCGAAACACTGCTCGAAAGTGAGTTATTCGGACACGAGAAAGGTGCCTTCACCGACGCGCATGAAACGAGAACAGGGAAGTTTGAGTTGGCCTCGGGTGGAACCTTGTTCCTCGATGAGATCGGCGACATGAGCTTGGCCGGCCAAGCCAAATTGCTGCGCGTTTTGGAAGAGAAAGTCGTCGTCCGTGTCGGCGGGTCAAACACTATCCCCGTCAATGTACGGGTGATCGCCGCTACCAATCAAAACCTAGTGGAATTGGTTAGGCAGAAGAAATTTCGCGAAGACCTTTACTTCCGCTTGACGGTGGTCACGATCAATCTACCACCGCTCCGACAACGAAGTTCAGATATCCTCGAGCTGGCCGATTTTTTCATGGCCATGTTTTGTACGAAGATTGGGCGCCCCAAGCCCGCTTGGAGCGAGAATGCCAAACGTCGATTGCTTGCGCATGATTGGCCAGGCAATGTTCGAGAGCTTCGCAATATCGTCGAACGGGTTGCCTATCTATCGACCGACGATGTCGTGCATGACGAGGCGATTGACTTCGTTCGCTCCCCTCGCTCGCAGCAGTCGTCCGAGCCCGGAGGAATCGATTTGCACAAGTCGCTCGCAGACGCTACGGCCGACTTCCAGATCCGGTATATCGAGGAGCAAATCAAAGCTTCGCATCGCAACGTCACCCAAGCGGCGGAGCGAATGGGTCTTCAACGATCCAACCTCTATCGCAAGATGAAACAGCTGGGAATGAATCAACCCGAAGGGGGATAA
- a CDS encoding MotA/TolQ/ExbB proton channel family protein, with product METIQHGAARLMKDGTIMRSPLRSLLLAIAFFLSGAAIGLSQVTDRELQDLAGAASVKPQETGSTDSKQVRIDLLSLLVSGGFLMIPIGLVSLVVVAFTVDRLIGLRMGRLYPRKLRRSLRQYAKQVDVDPRSVHLCVVNDSSSAGVAVRSLLGRVGRSPTEMKSSVEETLQREADRAYGNVRWLNLSAGIAPLLGLLGTVWGLIRAFHDTTQLTAGQNRADALAVGIYEALVTTLAGLVVAIPAAVISHYFEGRITRVFGTIEEDVEALIPRFEGFEGRTRFETVGKELVPRDVATHRVYPPAIPSIPST from the coding sequence ATGGAAACGATCCAACATGGAGCCGCTCGGCTTATGAAAGATGGAACGATCATGCGATCTCCCCTTCGCAGTCTCTTGCTCGCCATCGCTTTTTTCCTTTCGGGGGCGGCAATCGGGCTCTCGCAGGTGACCGATCGGGAGTTACAGGATCTCGCTGGGGCGGCATCGGTAAAGCCACAAGAGACGGGGAGTACGGACAGCAAACAGGTTCGGATTGATCTTCTGTCGTTGTTGGTCAGCGGCGGATTCTTGATGATCCCAATCGGCTTGGTCAGTTTGGTTGTGGTTGCGTTCACGGTCGATCGTCTGATTGGGTTGCGTATGGGGCGGTTGTATCCTCGCAAGCTTAGGCGGTCCCTGCGGCAATATGCAAAACAGGTGGACGTCGATCCCCGATCGGTGCATCTGTGTGTTGTAAACGACTCCTCGTCCGCAGGAGTGGCAGTGCGATCACTGTTGGGGCGAGTAGGGCGATCGCCTACGGAGATGAAATCGAGCGTCGAAGAAACTTTGCAGCGGGAAGCGGATCGGGCTTATGGAAATGTTCGGTGGCTCAATCTTTCGGCGGGGATCGCTCCGCTTCTCGGTCTGCTCGGAACGGTGTGGGGATTGATTCGGGCTTTTCACGATACGACTCAGCTAACAGCCGGGCAAAACCGAGCCGATGCTCTCGCGGTGGGTATCTATGAGGCGCTCGTGACGACGTTGGCGGGATTGGTCGTCGCGATTCCTGCTGCTGTAATATCTCACTATTTCGAGGGACGCATCACACGTGTCTTCGGAACGATCGAGGAAGATGTGGAGGCACTCATTCCACGATTCGAAGGGTTCGAAGGGCGGACCCGGTTTGAAACGGTTGGAAAAGAATTGGTTCCACGCGACGTGGCAACTCACCGTGTTTATCCTCCTGCAATTCCCTCCATTCCATCCACCTAA